The Bombus pyrosoma isolate SC7728 linkage group LG3, ASM1482585v1, whole genome shotgun sequence genome has a segment encoding these proteins:
- the LOC122565622 gene encoding uncharacterized protein LOC122565622 isoform X3 → MNRTNKTMATELANKKAEREALRGVIQQWNANRLDLFELSEPNEDLEFHGVMRFYFQDSGQKVATKCIRVASDATSQAVIETLIEKFRPDMRMLSVPEYALYEIHENGERKLGLEEKPLLVQLNWHIDDREGRFLLRRIDDKTNAQGVGFSSSDGSSFRRKLSKREKKQMKKQEKLSRLKSLEQDENTIPVDQNGVAEKLYTELPETSFTRSISNPEAVMRRRRQQKLERKLQQFRSKDGGPDTGGTLKIYGEALCKDVPYKTLLLSVRDSAVQVVREMLSKYGLEKVDPQQYCLVQVNSENNINGGTQQEYILDDDECPLAILMNHPSTRGSIMFHVRRRPSDYVPRKRKKKPSGKWNELDYRYEDERLPFSLELNPDGTEIPNGAGVRHRLQPNVTEVGSERAIPIHPSSPSKSTSVPAAAVATVCHTRSPTHAPESTHNYETTFDLDGNVETASLTSSRDGNRTLQNDRQPRGTDPILPAVLEFLEETEETFFHAVITDVEPSAPQFKLAPTYTLYLAARYRASTHYRPELQPTERAHRLTVMLANVASMIQRVIQERYMDASSLALWLANGSELLHMLKNDRHVGAFSTRAQDILTEAVHTAFASLVRCISLELAPAMSQFMADADEPAKEAGVLQIFSSTMALLRRCRVNAALTIQLFSHLFHTINATAFNALVSNANLCVRWFGRRLKARLNALETWAERQGLELASQCHLATIMQATHLLQAPKYNAEELATLSSTCFKLNSLQVRALLQKYQPAADEPRLPAELIENVVRVAESVADTLARADGREIRLEEEPTLALALLLPEDGYSCEVIRGVPPGLAEFLAPLQRDGLCRMAPQPTSSGYWTIYMIDHHNNFRSPSAMSNRSGGYSCHTGPSVAQPEIHVIKLHKSTNGMGLSIVAAKGAGQDRLGIYIKSVVAGGAADADGRLTAGDQLLKVDGQSLVGITQEKAAEYLVRTGPIVTLEVAKQGAIYHGLATLLSQPSPVMTRAHKIRPKSENLEASSVQETNEQPSTSHSMGNLLSVPRHAIGSERSIDSVPGAILSSICSKDLEYKYYHDSDLLNSSRLVSNRYCKPFWSISQSKDLRQTCLRDHTLSSLLTHTRTYAEHTDNESVKQQSQREKRENVETVVGGGNSSGDGGNDHGTDLRWNLEHGDRYLQTCDRTISTNNTRASTDQTNHRSKTSSLPFVSEVEQPVPFTQPMNMNAVQTPSIILNSTNSVSTTTALGIKCDNFSLDSIPYIDQTDDTPTSCHPLNEFNEYQSENNNISNNGVIGVTNISRDDFTASNLPRCKNDVMGKYFRCSQQSVIEKRSQIINENGQEASNRQQEDAEANEMTIIGFQALEQRDKNYEIIEKKVEKDISNKENGNSKICITSKTTPNVNNAVIPVLNLDLSGLDSDTSSDISTFNKCWKSPEEVRLGCGGRVAALAKHFSKLGDLESIHHRPNAIKLLESSKKFASEPNVASIQIYQKRSDYRFPAIDDVNECQSELDLRNSEIKRRYLAPIGLDRMFEKSTIDLLNENGDVNYYCYHNNSADVHKGQSTDGKRKLSLSEQKQVIEQLREVSDLDGARASLLPFRSPSLPSFHVLNKETDMEVSNSIFVDTESGTASSLSLREIQANIQRFVSSWPTDIGENSVRSENASKPFLFDGKLIKRLANSYPNIEKAKELSRNEDSEQQKQRWCKRKKYRSTNELKQTTDQQGDVDEASSFLTNDQQYLRSRKEDSSQDNDNDNDNKTMYGLKTCKQNFIVKNKFQQNPISRVAEKNHFDLLPIKSDQHASVEIEKETSIIDKDIEIDVKLDQHWKKSVLSKIYPRSSQTHLDIGFFLRPRRMSERDLPSRLGRDATAPQQQIHTSKSVPALHNVGTDGKQQHEVFNPGYSRASSSNSVTPPVTQPPPPMTTINGSTSLRSRSSHNLHDPIKMGTLPPSGLVSRQQSSPNLNPGQTTSNNSSSANVGPSSNILQSNETERFYQNLSIYRNQDTTTTTTTTTTTTTKQRHSPSQHSDDRNPLQLQKNSRGSQNSLNRPGTFEMNQARDRPISAYVPQPQQQSYLVGGLSQQQGCAAPPRSQSSRDIIRQEAKLQEMQEEVRRRELRGGIPAPLNQYRPAAYNLKTNMSVQSPISSAVRPTKSIGSQPNLGSSPPVTVSSAPSISTSGHVTTRQTGPSNYGYLDAQYGPYMVQYGKSPHVHQHQHQHQSQPQSQHPHQHQHQHQLQLQHQHQHQHQHQHQHQHQHQNIQQQNLGHIQYGHASMTSTRGKNDLIRLQSNGMLLDYGRDQGTRDIGKLYMDQNQHVAVGSQYYLNSDVRNEHYNDESGINRAQTAPEGSTMSNEIPIRPTLPEEGYPESPPPPPPSTSTHPLYSKQSDSRYTASMQDPPRGGYYPANTTGTTLQPRQYQYSATNPWQREEKEREQARRREAARQWRDQQIAELSALSHRTSQQEEQLRALQLERDFQKRAEEVANQQDDDEESNDLDTENIRVQQSLLRTTVSQDRNNPLEQHHLNLPRTNATNQSIKGNHTGQSVGGSPMHSTNVVSIHAGNGPSQQSSQNIVNTCLQQQQPHQQQQESSSSHFSSDLQHEHTNQMPNNIGQIQMSSLLHLTSSQKPLGLSQSNEEKEMHRRHEEIKRKQVEFDDSQSKKKEEEINKQQQIQQMYQQQHHSQQLQSHLKTQQMLHPSMLRLDSLIINGSSASSTHNTSNDAPLPPERGSSYAVMSQQSTLRSNNANISNIVTLAQPQSTSVKRVSFHDSNANVESVQRSVSSGNSSTSQVLAMDVITEDPNNFINDAEILLASPKAPEGSGGAPITGSTPGVIGAQEVYKDPRQRRLAEKQKQQQSSQVGQVPEKLSFKEKMKMFAMETGEDGTPRDKVKISRAQREIDNIGNPTIPTLNSNNHHHHNHHNNNNNNNSSSGSNSSTSNNPNNNNSNSSNINNNSSNQQQ, encoded by the exons AACGTAAGCTTGGGCTTGAAGAAAAGCCATTGTTAGTGCAATTAAATTGGCATATCGATGACCGTGAGGGACGATTTTTGTTAAGAAGAATAGATGACAAAACCAACGCTCAAGGTGTTGGTTTCTCTTCTTCGGATGGGTCTAGTTTTCGCAGAAAGTTGAGTAAACGCGAGAAGAAACAGATGAAGAAACAGGAAAAGCTGAGTCGTTTAAAGAGTTTAGAACAAGATGAAAATACTATACCTGTCGATCAAAATGGAGTAGCTGAAAAACTTTACACGG AGTTACCTGAAACAAGCTTTACCAGAAGTATTTCAAACCCGGAAGCTGTGATGAGAAGACGACGTCAACAAAAATTGGAGAGAAAATTGCAACAGTTTCGTAGTAAAGATGGCGGTCCCGATACTGGCGGAACCCTGAAAATTTACGGCGAGGCGTTATGCAAAGACGTTCCATATAAAACATTGCTTTTAAGCGTCCGAGATTCAGCAGTTCAAGTCGTACGAGAAATGCTTTCTAAATATGGTTTAGAGAAGGTGGATCCACAGCAGTATTGTCTCGTACAG GTAAAtagtgaaaataatattaatggaGGAACACAGCAGGAATATATACTAGACGATGACGAATGCCCTCTAGCCATTCTTATGAATCATCCTTCTACACGCG GTTCAATTATGTTCCATGTGCGAAGAAGACCTTCAGATTATGTGCCTcggaaacggaagaaaaaacCTAGTGGCAAATGGAACGAATTAGATTACAG ATACGAAGACGAAAGATTACCCTTTTCGCTGGAATTGAATCCTGACGGTACCGAAATTCCAAACGGGGCTGGTGTGCGGCATCGGTTGCAGCCAAATGTAACGGAGGTGGGCTCGGAAAGGGCGATACCTATCCATCCATCTAGTCCGAGCAAGTCTACATCTGTtcctgctgctgctgttgctacTGTTTGCCATACTCGAAGCCCGACACATGCACCGGAATCAACGCACAATTATGAAACAACCTTTGATCTCGATGGAAACGTAGAAACTGCCAGTCTTACCAGTAGCAGGGATGGTAACag AACGTTGCAGAATGATCGACAGCCACGTGGGACGGATCCGATTTTACCAGCTGTATTAGAATTTCTCGAGGAAAcggaagaaacattttttcatgcCGTAATCACAGATGTTGAACCATCGGCGCCGCAATTCAAATTGGCTCCAACTTATACGCTTTACTTGGCAGCGAGATATCGCGCAAGCACACATTATAGACCAGAATTGCAACCAACGGAGAGAGCTCATAGATTGACCGTGATGTTAGCAAATGTCGCTAGCATGATTCAACGAGTAATACAG GAACGGTACATGGATGCGTCCTCGTTGGCACTGTGGTTAGCAAACGGTTCGGAACTACTACATATGTTGAAAAACGATCGGCACGTAGGTGCGTTTTCAACTAGGGCACAAGATATTTTGACGGAAGCAGTTCATACAGCATTCGCGTCGTTGGTTAGGTGCATTTCCTTGGAACTAGCACCGGCAATGTCACAGTTCATGGCAGATGCAGACGAACCTGCCAAAGAAGCCGGcgttcttcaaatattttcgagcACGATGGCTTTACTTCGGCGATGCAGAGTAAACGCTGCACTTACCATTCAACTATTTAGTCACCTGTTTCACACAATAAACGCGACCGCGTTTAACGCTTTAGTTTCAAATGCCAACTTGTGCGTTAGATGGTTCGGTCGTAGATTAAAGGCGAGACTAAACGCTCTGGAAACTTGGGCTGAAAGGCAAGGCTTGGAACTCGCGAGTCAATGTCATTTGGCAACCATCATGCAAGCGACTCATCTTCTACAAGCTCCAAAATACAATGCGGAGGAACTTGCTACCTTGAGCTCTACGTGCTTCAAGTTGAATTCTCTTCAGGTCAGAGCATTGTTGCAAAAGTATCAACCAGCTGCGGATGAACCAAGACTTCCTGCGGAATTGATCGAAAACGTAGTCAGA GTAGCCGAAAGCGTGGCTGATACGCTTGCACGTGCTGATGGCAGAGAGATTCGACTCGAAGAAGAGCCTACGCTCGCTTTGGCGCTTCTACTTCCCGAGGATGGATACAGTTGCGAAGTTATTCGTGGTGTACCTCCAGGATTAGCCGAATTTTTAGCGCCATTGCAACGGGATGGTCTATGCCGTATGGCACCACAACCCACCAGTAGTGGATATTGGACTATATACATGATAGATCACCACaataat tttcGCAGTCCAAGCGCAATGAGCAATAGATCTGGAGGTTATTCCTGTCATACAGGGCCGAGTGTTGCTCAGCCCGAGATAcatgttataaaattacacaagTCTACCAATGGAATGGGTTTGAGCATTGTCGCAGCGAAG GGCGCTGGTCAGGATAGGCttggaatatatataaagagtGTAGTTGCTGGTGGTGCTGCTGATGCT GACGGCAGATTGACGGCTGGAGACCAATTGCTAAAAGTGGACGGACAAAGTTTAGTAGGAATTACTCAGGAAAA AGCTGCTGAATATTTAGTACGTACCGGACCAATAGTAACATTGGAAGTTGCTAAACAAGGTGCCATATATCATGGTTTGGCCACTTTATTGTCACAACCGTCACCAGTAATGACCAGAG CGCACAAGATTCGCCCCAAGTCCGAAAACTTGGAAGCTTCATCGGTGCAGGAAACGAACGAGCAGCCATCTACGTCACATTCAATGGGTAATTTGTTGAGCGTTCCAAGGCACGCGATCGGTTCGgaacgttcgatcgattcaGTACCAGGTGcgattctttcttcgattTGTTCAAAGGACttggaatataaatattatcatgattccgatttattaaattcttctcGCCTCGTCTCAAATCGGTACTGCAAACCATTCTGGAGTATTTCACAATCGAAAGACCTGCGACAAACGTGTTTGCGGGATCATACACTGTCGTCATTGTTAACACACACGCGGACTTACGCGGAACATACTGATAACGAGTCGGTAAAACAACAGTCTCAGCGGGAAAAGCgagaaaatgtagaaacaGTAGTTGGTGGTGGTAACAGTAGTGGTGATGGTGGTAATGACCACGGTACAGATTTGCGTTGGAATTTGGAGCATGGTGATAGATATTTGCAAACATGCGATCGTACTATTTCGACGAATAATACACGCGCTTCAACCGATCAAACAAACCACAGATCTAAAACGTCAAGCTTGCCATTTGTTTCGGAAGTTGAGCAACCTGTTCCGTTTACCCAGCCAATGAATATGAACGCTGTTCAAACACCGTCAATCATTTTAAATTCGACAAATTCGGTTTCCACGACAACGGCGCTAGGTATCAAATGTGataatttttctctcgatTCGATACCTTATATCGATCAAACGGATGACACTCCGACGTCATGTCATCCACTAAACGAATTCAACGAGTATCAATCGGAGAATAATAACATATCTAATAATGGTGTGATTGGTGTAACCAATATTTCACGAGATGATTTCACTGCATCAAATTTACCACGATGTAAAAACGACGTTATGGGCAAATATTTCAGATGTTCGCAGCAATCAGTGATTGAAAAAAGATCACAGATCATAAATGAGAATGGACAAGAAGCATCGAATAGGCAACAGGAAGACGCAGAAGCTAATGAAATGACAATTATTGGATTTCAAGCGTTGGAACAGCGAGACAAAAATTACgagataatagaaaaaaaggtGGAAAAAGACATATCAAATAAGGAAAACGGTAATTCCAAAATTTGCATAACTTCGAAAACAACGCCGAATGTTAATAACGCTGTAATTCCAGTATTAAATCTTGACTTGTCTGGTCTAGATAGCGATACATCAAGTGATATATCGACTTTCAACAAATGTTGGAAATCACCGGAAGAGGTGCGCCTCGGTTGTGGTGGTCGCGTAGCCGCGTTggcaaaacatttttcaaaactCGGCGATCTTGAATCGATTCATCACCGACCTAAtgcgattaaattattagagAGCTCAAAAAAATTTGCTTCAGAACCTAATGTTGCCTcaattcaaatttatcaaaagcGATCGGATTATCGTTTTCCCGCCATCGACGATGTCAATGAATGCCAATCCGAACTAGATTTGAGAAATAGCGAAATTAAACGGCGATATCTTGCACCAATTGGATTGGACCGAATGTTCGAAAAATCGACCATAGATCTGTTAAATGAAAATGGTGATGTTAACTATTATTGCTATCACAATAATTCAGCCGATGTGCATAAAGGTCAATCAACAGATGGTAAACGGAAGTTGTCATTGTCAGAACAAAAACAGGTGATAGAACAACTGAGGGAAGTGTCTGATCTTGATGGTGCGAGAGCAtcgcttcttccttttcgttctCCTTCTCTACCTTCTTTTCACGTATTGAATAAAGAAACAGACATGGAAGTTTCAAACAGCATTTTCGTCGATACAGAGTCAGGTACAGCGTCATCATTGTCTTTGCGTGAAATACAGGCGAATATCCAGAGATTCGTGTCATCATGGCCGACGGATATTGGAGAGAACAGTGTGCGAAGTGAGAACGCAAGCAAACCATTCTTATTCGATGGTAAATTGATCAAACGGTTGGCGAATTCCTATCCAAATATTGAAAAGGCAAAAGAATTATCACGTAATGAGGACAGCGAGCAGCAAAAACAGAGGTGGtgtaaacgaaaaaaatacCGTTCCACCAACGAATTGAAACAAACTACTGATCAACAGGGCGATGTTGATGAAGCATCGTCGTTTCTCACTAACGATCAGCAGTATTTACGATCTCGGAAGGAGGATTCCTCGCAAGATAACGATAATGATAACGATAACAAAACAATGTACGGACTAAAAACttgcaaacaaaatttcatcgtcAAAAACAAATTCCAACAGAATCCGATATCACGTGTCGCAGAGAAAAACCATTTCGATCTTTTACCGATTAAAAGCGATCAACATGCGTCAGTGgagattgaaaaagaaacttcgATAATTGATAAAGACATAGAAATCGATGTAAAGCTCGACCAACATTGGAAAAAATCAGTTTTATCCAAGATTTATCCAAGATCGAGTCAAACTCATCTAGATATTGGTTTCTTTTTAC GACCTCGTCGCATGAGTGAACGAGACTTACCATCTCGCCTTGGACGCGACGCTACTGCACCGCAACAACAAATACATACCAGCAAGTCCGTGCCAGCATTGCACA ATGTAGGAACGGATGGAAAACAACAGCACGAGGTATTCAATCCTGGTTATAGCAGAGCATCGTCGAGTAACAGCGTTACACCGCCTGTTACGCAGCCACCTCCACCAATGACCACAATCAACGGTTCGACGTCGCTACGTTCTCG CTCAAGTCATAATTTACATGATCCAATAAAAATGGGAACATTACCACCGAGTGGTCTTGTGAGTAGACAACAATCGTCACCGAATTTGAACCCTGGTCAAACAACGAGTAACAATAGTTCAAGTGCTAATGTTGGGCCAAGTTCGAATATTCTTCAAAGTAACGAAACCGAAAGATTTTATCAAAACTTGAGCATCTATCGGAATCAAGACACGACGACGACAACAACGACCACGACCACCACCACGACCAAGCAACGACATAGTCCGTCTCAACATTCGGATGACAG GAATCCTCTGCAGCTGCAAAAGAACTCGAGAGGTTCACAAAATTCTTTGAATCGTCCGGGAACATTCGAAATGAATCAGGCCAGGGACCGTCCAATATCTGCATATGTACCTCAACCTCAACAACAATCTTACCTTGTTGGTGGTCTTTCGCAACAACAAGGCTGTGCAGCGCCTCCAAGATCTCAGTCATCTCGGGATATAATACGACAAGAAGCAAAACTTCAAGAAATGCAAGAGGAAGTCAGAAGACGCGAATTACGAGGTGGCATTCCAGCGCCATTGAATCAATATCGACCAGCCgcatataatttaaaaacaaatatgtCCGTTCAATCTCCGATAAGTTCTGCCGTCCGACCAACAAAATCTATCGGTTCCCAACCAAATTTGGGATCAAGTCCACCAGTAACAGTGTCTTCCGCACCATCAATCTCAACATCTGGTCATGTAACCACGAGACAAACGGGACCTTCGAATTATGGTTACTTGGATGCGCAATATGGCCCCTATATGGTCCAATATGGGAAATCTCCACACGTGCATCAACATCAACACCAACATCAATCTCAACCTCAATCGCAGCATCCGCATCAACATCAACATCAACATCAGCTTCAGCTTCAGCATCAACATCAGCATCAGCATCAGCATCAACATCAACACCAGCACCAACATCAAAATATCCAACAACAAAATCTTGGACATATTCAGTATGGACATGCTAGTATGACATCCACTAGAGGAAAAAACGATTTAATTCGCTTACAATCCAATGGAATGTTGCTCGACTATGGAAGAGATCAAGGTACACgagatattggaaaattatatatggATCAAAATCAACATGTTGCTGTTGGATCgcagtattatttaaattcggATGTACGAAACGAACATTATAATGACGAAAGTGGAATAAATAGAGCGCAAACTGCACCGGAAGGAAGTACGATGtctaatgaaattccaataCGGCCTACTTTACCGGAAGAAGGATATCCAGAAAGTCctccgccgccgccgccaAGCACTTCGACTCATCCACTTTATAGTAAACAATCGGATTCAAG GTACACTGCGAGTATGCAGGATCCTCCTCGTGGTGGGTATTATCCAGCAAATACAACTGGAACTACATTACAACCACGTCAATATCAATATAGTGCTACGAATCCATGGcaacgagaagagaaagaaaga gAACAAGCACGTAGAAGAGAAGCTGCAAGACAGTGGCGAGATCAACAAATAGCGGAATTAAGTGCGTTATCTCACAGAACATCACAACAAGAAGAACAACTGCGGGCTCTTCAGCTGGAAAGAGACTTTCAAAAAAGAGCTGAGGAAGTTGCCAATCAACAAGACGATGACGAAGAAAGTAATGATTTAGACACCGAGAACATAAGAGTACAACAAAGCCTGCTTCGTACAACGGTGTCACAAGATCGAAATAATCCATTGGAGCAACATCACCTCAACTTGCCTAGAACAAATGCAACCAATCAATCTATCAAAGGAAATCATACTGGTCAATCTGTTGGTGGTTCCCCGATGCATTCTACCAACGTCGTGTCGATACACGCGGGCAATGGCCCATCTCAGCAATCTTcgcaaaatattgtaaatacttGTCTGCAACAGCAACAGCCACATCAACAGCAACAAGAGAGTTCGAGTTCGCATTTTTCGTCAGATCTTCAACATGAACACACCAATCAAATGCCAAATAACATAGGGCAAATTCAAATGTCATCCTTGCTTCATTTGACCTCTTCTCAAAAACCACTTGGTTTATCTCAAtctaacgaagaaaaagaaatgcatCGTAGACACGAGGAGATTAAGCGAAAACAAGTCGAATTCGACGACAGTCAAtcgaaaaagaaggaggaagaaattaacaaacaaCAACAAATCCAACAAATGTATCAACAGCAACATCATTCACAACAACTGCAATCCCATTTGAAAACTCAACAAATGTTACATCCCAGTATGTTACGATTGGACAGCCTAATTATTAACGGATCAAGCGCCTCTT ccACGCATAATACTAGCAACGATGCGCCTCTGCCTCCGGAACGAGGTTCTAGTTATGCGGTTATGTCGCAACAAAGTACCCTGAGGTCGAATAATGCAAACATATCTAATATAGTAACATTGGCTCAGCCGCAGTCAACGTCTGTTAAGAGAGTCTCTTTTCATGACTCAAATGCAAATGTAGAATCAGTGCAACGAAGTGTTTCGTCTGGAAATTCGAGCACAAGTCAGGTTCTGGCTATGGATGTCATTACAGAAGATCCAAAT AATTTCATAAATGATgcagaaattttattggcaTCTCCAAAAGCACCCGAAGGATCCGGCGGCGCTCCAATTACTGGCAGTACCCCTGGTGTAATAGGTGCTCAAGAAGTGTACAA GGATCCCAGACAAAGAAGGCTCGCTGAAAAACAAAAGCAGCAACAAAGTTCTCAAGTTGGGCAAGTACCTGAAAAGCTGAGTTTtaaagaaaagatgaaaatgttTGCTATGGAAACCGGTGAGGATGGAACGCCGCGGGACAAGGTAAAAATTTCACGTGCGCAGCGCGAAATAGATAATATTGGAAATCCCACTATCCCTACATTGAATAGCAATAATCACCACCACCACAATCAtcacaataataataacaataataacagcaGCAGTGGCAGCAACAGCAGTACTAGCAACAACCCGAATAACAATAACAGTAACAGCAGTAATATCAATAACAACAGTAGCAACCAACAACAATAG